A stretch of the Mesorhizobium huakuii genome encodes the following:
- the chvE gene encoding multiple monosaccharide ABC transporter substrate-binding protein, producing the protein MKIIKTLAAVAALGIAAMTYSAHAADKGLVGVLMPTKTSQRWINDGDAVKSQLEALGYTVDLQYAQDDIPNQLSQLENEITKGPKALIIASIDGTTLSDALQKAADAGVVVVAYDRLIKKTKNVDYYTTFDNFGVGVIQANSLVKGLKERFPNTKPWNVELFGGSPDDNNAFFFYNGAISVLQPLIDDGSIKIKSGQTGMDKVGTLRWLAATAQARMDNLLSANYSDGSRVDGVLSPYDGLSRGITASLRAVGYGTDAQPWPIVTGQDAETASVKLIITGEQYSTVFKDTRDLAKATVQLVDKVLSGGKPDGLDEKTYNNDVKVVPSILLTPHEVDKSNYQKLVVDSGYIKAEDLK; encoded by the coding sequence GTGAAAATCATCAAGACACTGGCCGCAGTCGCGGCGCTTGGCATCGCTGCCATGACCTACTCGGCGCACGCAGCCGACAAGGGTCTTGTCGGCGTGCTGATGCCGACCAAGACTTCGCAGCGCTGGATCAATGACGGCGACGCCGTCAAGTCCCAGCTCGAGGCTCTCGGCTACACCGTCGACCTGCAGTATGCGCAGGACGACATCCCCAACCAGCTCAGCCAGCTGGAAAACGAAATCACCAAGGGCCCGAAGGCGCTGATCATCGCCTCGATCGACGGCACCACTTTGTCGGACGCGCTGCAGAAGGCCGCTGACGCGGGCGTCGTCGTCGTCGCCTATGACCGCCTGATCAAGAAGACCAAGAATGTCGACTACTACACCACGTTCGACAATTTCGGCGTCGGCGTGATCCAGGCGAATTCGCTGGTCAAGGGCCTCAAGGAGCGCTTCCCGAACACCAAGCCGTGGAACGTCGAACTGTTCGGCGGCTCGCCCGACGACAACAACGCCTTCTTCTTCTACAATGGCGCGATTTCCGTCCTGCAGCCGCTGATCGACGACGGCTCGATCAAGATCAAGTCGGGCCAGACCGGCATGGACAAGGTCGGCACGCTGCGCTGGCTGGCGGCCACCGCCCAGGCGCGCATGGACAATCTGCTCTCGGCCAACTACTCGGACGGCAGCCGTGTCGATGGCGTTCTGTCGCCCTATGACGGCCTGTCGCGCGGCATCACCGCCTCGCTGCGCGCCGTCGGTTACGGCACGGACGCACAGCCTTGGCCGATCGTCACCGGTCAGGACGCCGAGACCGCCTCGGTCAAGCTGATCATCACGGGCGAACAGTACTCGACCGTGTTCAAGGACACTCGCGACCTCGCCAAGGCCACTGTCCAGCTGGTCGACAAGGTGCTCTCGGGCGGCAAGCCCGACGGCCTCGATGAAAAGACCTACAACAACGACGTCAAGGTCGTTCCCTCGATCCTGTTGACGCCGCATGAAGTCGACAAGTCGAACTACCAGAAGCTGGTCGTCGACTCCGGCTACATCAAGGCCGAAGACCTGAAGTAA
- a CDS encoding LysR family transcriptional regulator, with translation MAALRNPSSVSNGYNETPGDGETLLRSGLSLRHMRMIVALDDHGRVSAAAQVMNISQPAASRMIAEMEAVLEVKLCERLPRGITLTPYGKALARRARSILLEMREVDREISELKAGKGGSVFLGAVTAPAIELAVPAIREIRRIYPRIEITMQVETSNVLARELIATRHDFIIARIPDDLNPRLFESRVIGVEKACLIVRSGHPLTRGSVVRLEDTAAYDWVFQSGGSPLRQAMESNFLNRNIALPDRILNTSSLLLTLVMVAQSDAIAPVSVQVAKFIQNPDGLAGAIDIVQTEFDIEVRPYSLITVRNRVLSPAAKMLHDFILREVG, from the coding sequence ATGGCGGCGTTACGGAATCCGTCTTCAGTTTCAAATGGTTACAACGAAACTCCGGGCGATGGCGAAACCCTTCTGCGCAGTGGTCTCAGCCTGCGTCACATGCGCATGATCGTCGCGCTCGACGACCACGGCCGGGTGAGCGCGGCGGCGCAGGTCATGAACATTTCACAGCCGGCGGCATCGCGCATGATCGCCGAGATGGAAGCCGTGCTCGAGGTCAAGCTGTGCGAGAGGCTGCCGCGTGGCATCACGCTGACGCCCTACGGCAAGGCGCTGGCCAGGCGTGCGCGTTCGATCCTGCTGGAAATGCGCGAGGTCGATCGCGAAATTTCAGAGCTCAAGGCGGGCAAGGGTGGCTCCGTGTTTCTCGGTGCCGTGACGGCGCCTGCGATCGAGCTGGCGGTGCCGGCGATCCGCGAAATCCGCCGCATCTATCCACGCATCGAGATCACCATGCAGGTCGAGACCTCCAATGTCTTGGCGCGCGAACTGATCGCCACGCGCCATGACTTCATCATCGCGCGCATCCCTGACGACCTCAATCCGCGGCTGTTCGAATCGCGTGTCATCGGCGTCGAGAAAGCCTGCTTGATCGTACGCAGTGGCCACCCGCTCACCAGGGGCAGCGTGGTGCGGCTGGAAGACACCGCCGCCTATGACTGGGTCTTCCAGTCGGGTGGTTCGCCCCTGCGCCAGGCGATGGAGAGCAATTTCCTCAACCGCAACATCGCGCTGCCGGACCGGATCCTCAATACCAGTTCGCTGCTGCTGACGCTGGTCATGGTCGCACAGTCCGACGCCATTGCGCCGGTTTCGGTGCAGGTGGCGAAATTCATCCAGAACCCCGACGGGCTCGCTGGCGCCATCGACATCGTCCAGACCGAGTTCGACATCGAGGTCAGGCCCTACAGCCTGATCACGGTCCGGAATCGCGTACTGTCGCCGGCCGCCAAGATGCTGCACGATTTCATCCTGCGCGAAGTGGGCTGA
- a CDS encoding protamine-2 (modular protein): MERRLFLTGMLGVAGAVAFAGVVGPGRAVAGIPQGNGILDELDKPDPAVFEGDDGVEVEQVSHRHWHRWHRRYHGGRRRYGWRRVCRRYWRHGRRHVRCWRERVWHGVWL; the protein is encoded by the coding sequence ATGGAACGTCGGTTGTTTCTCACTGGAATGCTGGGCGTTGCGGGGGCCGTGGCGTTTGCGGGCGTAGTCGGACCCGGCCGCGCAGTTGCCGGTATTCCTCAGGGCAACGGAATTCTCGATGAACTGGACAAGCCGGATCCGGCTGTCTTCGAAGGGGATGACGGGGTCGAGGTGGAGCAGGTCTCCCATCGTCACTGGCATCGCTGGCATCGCCGCTATCACGGAGGAAGACGGCGCTACGGCTGGAGACGAGTTTGCCGTCGGTACTGGCGCCACGGGCGCCGCCATGTCCGTTGCTGGCGCGAGCGGGTTTGGCACGGCGTCTGGCTGTGA
- a CDS encoding ester cyclase, giving the protein MKDSKRLMERFVEFINTASEKLAEELISPKAMFHVPGRPEPVTGPAGYLEIIGMMRGGFPDIKWTLEETITEGGNVAARFTMRGTHQGSFFGVPPTGKKIAVQAMNFYHWSNGQIVGERGQPDLLGLLQQIGAAPM; this is encoded by the coding sequence ATGAAAGACAGCAAGCGCCTCATGGAGCGGTTCGTCGAGTTTATCAACACGGCGAGCGAAAAGCTCGCCGAGGAACTCATCTCTCCGAAAGCAATGTTCCACGTTCCCGGCCGTCCCGAGCCGGTGACTGGACCGGCCGGCTATCTCGAGATCATCGGAATGATGCGCGGCGGCTTTCCTGACATCAAGTGGACTCTCGAGGAGACGATCACCGAGGGAGGCAACGTTGCCGCGCGCTTTACCATGAGAGGCACACATCAAGGGAGCTTCTTCGGCGTTCCACCCACGGGAAAGAAAATCGCCGTCCAGGCGATGAATTTCTATCACTGGTCGAATGGACAGATCGTCGGCGAACGTGGGCAGCCGGACTTGTTGGGGTTACTGCAACAAATCGGCGCCGCACCCATGTGA
- a CDS encoding LysR family transcriptional regulator, with translation MSGLVAFVASVETGGFAPAGRRLGVSASAVGKAVARLEARLGVRLLHRTTRSIALTGEGNLLFERAMRIIEDVQEAENAIAETRTFPRGLLKVSIPAAMGRRIIVPALDQFIAAYPKVVLDVSLDDRMVDIVEGGFDLVLRTGGLDDSRLIARKLAPHRFVTCGSPAYLERRGAPETPDDVPAHTCLRLRFPTTGRLEYWAFKGWKPPGRPANGPVFNDIEAVALAAIAGLGLAQLPHYLAARAIADGRLRTVLADYAVSRGDIWLIRPPASSESPRVRVFATFLTKLIESV, from the coding sequence ATGAGCGGCTTGGTGGCGTTTGTCGCTTCGGTCGAGACCGGCGGCTTCGCACCGGCGGGGCGGCGTCTTGGTGTATCTGCTTCAGCGGTCGGTAAGGCCGTTGCTCGCCTGGAGGCCCGGCTTGGTGTCAGGCTTCTCCACCGTACGACTCGCTCCATCGCGTTGACCGGTGAAGGCAATCTTCTGTTTGAACGCGCGATGCGCATCATCGAAGATGTTCAGGAAGCCGAGAATGCGATCGCCGAGACACGCACCTTCCCGCGTGGGTTATTGAAGGTGAGTATACCGGCGGCCATGGGACGCCGCATTATCGTTCCAGCGCTCGATCAATTCATCGCGGCCTATCCCAAGGTCGTTCTCGACGTCAGTCTGGACGATCGGATGGTGGATATCGTGGAAGGGGGTTTTGACCTAGTCCTGCGCACAGGTGGCCTTGACGACTCTCGGTTGATTGCGCGCAAGCTCGCGCCACATCGGTTCGTCACTTGCGGATCTCCCGCCTATCTGGAACGACGGGGGGCACCCGAGACGCCCGATGACGTACCCGCCCATACCTGTCTGCGTCTCCGGTTCCCCACGACAGGCCGGCTGGAATATTGGGCCTTCAAAGGATGGAAGCCACCCGGACGTCCAGCAAATGGGCCTGTGTTCAACGACATCGAAGCCGTGGCGCTGGCCGCTATAGCCGGCCTCGGCCTTGCCCAACTGCCCCACTATCTCGCGGCGCGTGCCATCGCGGATGGGCGTCTTCGCACGGTGCTCGCCGACTATGCAGTCAGTCGGGGCGACATTTGGCTCATACGACCTCCCGCGAGTTCAGAAAGTCCACGCGTCCGCGTGTTCGCGACGTTTTTGACCAAGTTGATTGAATCGGTCTGA
- a CDS encoding acyltransferase family protein: MNYRRDIDGLRAVAVLPVVLFHFGVSAIPGGFTGVDIFFVISGYLISGSLLDDLERGQFSIGRFYWRRARRILPALTFVILLASIAAWFILLPSDLHEYSQSVIAASTFWSNIYFWKTTNYFSIDAELRPLLHTWSLSVEEQYYIFAPILVYLIYRYAAKRWLTILLPIAIGSFALAVMATTLAPTAGFYLLPTRIWELALGAMLMLRKPPALASRPLTELIGLAGFGLIAFGFLTISESDPFPGYNALFPCIGTALLIYAGQPHADRPMPVATRVLQLTPLVWVGLISYSLYLVHWPINSFVHYLSLKAIGVPTIMAMTVASVALATFSWKYVEQPFRQKRAFTAPLPIFAFSATAIALLCAAGVAGTLGKGFPQRFPDFSTERVLVGDWRNGVCFNEGANRIEDWNLADCTRTHGFATNVLLWGDSFAAHYVSGLEANAEKIQANVIQYTYAGCPPNLSYFSYARPACTRFNERALSIIREANIQAVILSGRWTDYQARGFDGLQKTVDRLRDMGVKVYVIGQSPEFIADVQKIAFFARREHVANTSWPMAMDPDINKQVLPFVKGATFIDPLAYLCDAAGCSYADAGTKQFLYFDYGHFSSAGATLAISKYWPSFAASNKVAKAK; this comes from the coding sequence ATGAACTACAGGCGCGACATCGATGGCCTGCGCGCTGTTGCGGTGCTGCCCGTGGTGCTCTTCCACTTCGGCGTGTCCGCCATTCCCGGCGGCTTCACCGGCGTCGACATCTTCTTCGTCATATCGGGCTATCTGATCAGCGGCAGCCTGCTCGACGATCTCGAGCGCGGCCAGTTCTCCATCGGCCGCTTCTACTGGCGCCGCGCGCGGCGCATCCTGCCGGCGCTGACCTTTGTCATCCTGCTTGCGAGCATCGCCGCCTGGTTCATCCTGCTGCCGTCCGACCTCCACGAATACAGTCAGAGCGTGATCGCGGCCTCGACCTTCTGGTCGAACATCTATTTCTGGAAAACGACCAATTATTTTTCCATCGACGCGGAATTGCGGCCGCTGCTGCACACATGGTCGCTTTCGGTCGAGGAGCAATACTATATCTTCGCGCCGATCCTCGTGTATCTGATCTACCGATACGCCGCGAAGCGCTGGCTGACGATATTGCTGCCGATCGCCATCGGCAGTTTTGCCCTGGCGGTCATGGCAACCACGCTGGCGCCGACCGCCGGCTTCTACCTGCTGCCGACGCGCATCTGGGAACTGGCGCTGGGCGCCATGCTGATGCTGAGAAAGCCGCCGGCGCTTGCCAGCCGTCCGCTGACGGAACTGATCGGGCTGGCCGGTTTTGGCCTGATCGCCTTTGGCTTTCTGACGATTTCGGAGAGCGACCCGTTTCCGGGCTACAATGCCTTGTTTCCCTGCATCGGAACGGCGCTGCTCATCTATGCGGGCCAGCCCCATGCCGACCGACCGATGCCGGTCGCCACGCGCGTGCTTCAGCTCACCCCGCTGGTCTGGGTCGGCCTCATCTCCTACTCGCTCTACCTCGTTCACTGGCCGATCAATTCGTTCGTCCACTATCTCTCGCTGAAAGCCATCGGCGTGCCGACGATCATGGCGATGACGGTGGCGAGCGTCGCCCTGGCGACATTCTCGTGGAAGTATGTCGAGCAGCCTTTCCGCCAGAAGCGGGCCTTCACCGCCCCGCTGCCAATCTTCGCCTTCTCGGCGACGGCGATCGCCTTGCTGTGCGCCGCCGGCGTGGCCGGTACGCTGGGCAAGGGTTTTCCGCAACGGTTCCCGGACTTCTCGACAGAACGGGTCCTGGTGGGTGACTGGCGCAACGGCGTCTGCTTCAACGAGGGCGCGAACCGGATCGAGGACTGGAACCTCGCCGACTGCACCCGCACACATGGCTTTGCCACCAATGTGCTGCTGTGGGGCGATTCCTTCGCCGCGCACTACGTGTCAGGGCTGGAAGCCAATGCCGAGAAAATCCAGGCCAACGTCATCCAGTACACCTATGCCGGCTGCCCACCCAACCTGAGCTACTTCTCCTATGCCCGGCCGGCCTGCACGCGCTTCAACGAACGGGCGCTGTCGATCATCCGCGAGGCCAACATTCAGGCCGTGATCCTGAGCGGCCGATGGACCGACTACCAGGCAAGGGGCTTCGACGGCCTGCAGAAGACGGTCGACCGGCTGCGCGACATGGGCGTGAAGGTCTATGTCATCGGCCAGTCTCCGGAGTTCATCGCCGACGTCCAGAAAATCGCTTTCTTCGCAAGACGCGAGCACGTCGCGAACACATCCTGGCCGATGGCCATGGATCCGGACATCAACAAGCAGGTGCTGCCATTCGTCAAAGGGGCAACTTTCATCGACCCGCTGGCCTATCTGTGCGACGCGGCCGGCTGCTCCTATGCCGACGCGGGAACCAAGCAGTTCCTTTACTTCGACTACGGTCATTTCTCGTCCGCCGGCGCGACGCTCGCCATCTCGAAATACTGGCCAAGCTTCGCCGCCAGCAACAAAGTCGCCAAGGCAAAATAG
- a CDS encoding GtrA family protein — protein MGRMRSALPFDVWRMLRFGAVGLLNTALGYSLILAGLALGLGDIVSNAAGYAAGLTLGFFLNRQWTFGRAGGFRPGAVARYAITFVVAYGANLSVVIAAMSAGLIENPFVHLAGNCLYSVIFYLGSARFVFVGRADAPAATNAKLPGVAT, from the coding sequence ATGGGCAGGATGCGGTCGGCACTTCCGTTTGATGTCTGGCGGATGCTGCGCTTCGGCGCCGTCGGGCTTCTCAACACGGCGCTTGGATACTCGCTGATCCTCGCCGGGCTTGCGCTGGGCCTCGGCGATATCGTTTCCAATGCGGCAGGCTATGCCGCGGGCCTCACCCTTGGCTTCTTCCTCAATCGCCAATGGACATTCGGACGTGCCGGCGGCTTTCGCCCCGGTGCCGTAGCACGATACGCCATAACCTTTGTCGTCGCCTATGGCGCCAATCTCAGCGTCGTGATCGCCGCCATGTCCGCCGGCCTCATCGAGAACCCGTTTGTCCATTTGGCGGGAAACTGCCTTTACTCGGTCATCTTCTATCTCGGCTCGGCCCGTTTCGTTTTCGTCGGCCGCGCGGATGCCCCGGCCGCGACGAACGCGAAATTGCCCGGAGTTGCGACATGA
- a CDS encoding glycosyltransferase family 2 protein, producing MGTGKIGAHRAITLSVVVPCYNERDGVAELHRRVSAVCLEQSPSYEIVLVIDGATDGTREAIFELAEKDDHVVAIDLARNYGHQIALSAGLEFCRGERILILDADLQDPPELLGAMMAKMDEGFDVVYGQRVKRDGESWFKRASASMFYRLLGRMVDVEIAPDSGDFRLMSRRALDHLNAMPERYRFIRGMVSWIGLKQVAFPYERHRRFAGTTHYPLKKMVLLAVDAMTSFSIVPLRFASMLGMMFGLLGLVVLGYTLLEWSRGNVVPGWTSLAAIMLILGSVQLLVLGIFGEYLGRMYMETKRRPLYFVSEIVSRDRPAKDNDLPVHRLQEMAKRAARG from the coding sequence GTGGGAACGGGAAAAATCGGCGCGCACCGCGCAATCACGCTGTCGGTCGTCGTGCCATGCTACAATGAGCGTGACGGCGTGGCCGAGCTTCACCGACGCGTCAGCGCCGTATGCCTCGAGCAAAGCCCTTCCTATGAGATCGTGCTTGTCATCGACGGGGCGACCGACGGCACCCGGGAGGCCATTTTCGAACTGGCCGAAAAGGACGACCATGTGGTCGCCATCGACCTTGCCCGCAATTACGGCCACCAGATCGCCTTGAGCGCGGGGCTGGAGTTCTGCCGCGGCGAGCGCATCCTCATTCTCGACGCCGACCTCCAGGATCCGCCCGAACTGCTTGGCGCGATGATGGCGAAGATGGATGAAGGCTTCGATGTCGTCTATGGCCAGAGGGTGAAGCGCGACGGCGAAAGCTGGTTCAAGCGGGCTTCCGCCTCGATGTTCTACCGCTTGCTCGGCCGGATGGTCGATGTCGAGATCGCGCCGGACTCCGGAGACTTCCGGCTGATGAGCCGCCGGGCGCTTGACCATCTGAACGCGATGCCCGAACGCTACAGGTTCATTCGCGGCATGGTGAGTTGGATCGGGCTCAAGCAGGTCGCCTTCCCTTACGAGCGGCACCGGCGCTTTGCCGGCACCACACACTATCCGCTGAAGAAGATGGTTCTGCTGGCGGTCGATGCGATGACCAGCTTTTCGATCGTGCCTTTGCGGTTTGCCTCGATGCTGGGCATGATGTTCGGTCTGCTCGGCCTGGTCGTGCTCGGCTACACACTGCTCGAATGGTCGAGGGGTAACGTGGTACCCGGCTGGACGAGCCTTGCCGCGATCATGCTGATCCTGGGCAGCGTCCAGCTTCTGGTGCTCGGCATCTTCGGCGAATATCTCGGCCGCATGTATATGGAGACGAAGCGGCGGCCGCTCTATTTCGTCAGCGAAATCGTTTCACGCGACCGGCCCGCCAAGGACAACGACCTGCCCGTCCATCGCCTGCAGGAGATGGCGAAAAGAGCGGCGCGTGGCTGA
- a CDS encoding sensor histidine kinase — MKKVRTGSLQWILVRRLILLQAATLLIFIVLCAAALWIANPRLLIDNEAAVAAVKDAVDRDKDGRLIVRDTEELIAFREGFPNVWYIVRDGSGESVRSGNIPDIYTRSFGDLLGEADHATIGFSDKDMRPEAYIENASTRAGTVQIIAATQSSRQQTDGLEVNISATVEVARNPDGSRNWERALPALALVIAILLLPIILVMGTTTLVTTPAVVRRSFAGLVETVRQAARIDIGTRAMQLPVKQVPQEIAPLVHAFNEALARLAQGYDRHNRFLTDAAHELRTPIAILRTRAELLKQEPQSARLLHDIERLSHLAQQLLDHQLLDRPSDQRQIVDLRDLVSRVAADFAPLAIEAGYDLAFEPPPGKAEVEVNVLQIERALANLVRNAIEHGGGSGTITIAIDGTGGIEVRDEGPGIPLEERENVFEPFYRLQPQSRGAGLGLNLARQIALLHDGTIRILTGSWRGARIRMELPVRS; from the coding sequence GTGAAGAAGGTCCGCACAGGCTCGCTGCAATGGATCCTGGTTCGGCGGCTGATCCTGCTGCAGGCGGCGACGCTGCTGATCTTCATCGTGCTTTGCGCGGCAGCACTTTGGATTGCCAATCCGCGCCTGCTGATCGACAACGAAGCTGCCGTCGCCGCGGTCAAGGATGCCGTCGACCGAGACAAGGATGGCAGGCTGATCGTGCGCGATACGGAAGAACTCATCGCGTTTCGCGAGGGCTTCCCCAATGTCTGGTACATCGTTCGCGATGGCAGCGGCGAGAGCGTCCGCTCCGGCAACATACCCGACATCTACACCAGGAGCTTCGGCGACCTGCTTGGCGAGGCCGATCACGCCACGATCGGATTCTCCGACAAGGACATGCGGCCGGAAGCCTATATCGAAAACGCTTCGACCAGAGCCGGCACGGTGCAGATCATCGCCGCGACGCAGTCGTCGCGCCAGCAGACCGACGGCCTCGAAGTCAACATTTCGGCCACCGTCGAAGTCGCCCGCAATCCGGACGGCAGCAGGAACTGGGAGCGCGCCCTGCCGGCACTCGCGCTAGTCATCGCGATCCTGCTTTTGCCCATCATCCTCGTCATGGGCACGACAACGCTGGTGACGACGCCAGCCGTGGTGCGCCGCTCCTTCGCCGGCCTTGTCGAAACGGTCCGCCAGGCCGCGCGTATCGATATCGGCACCCGTGCCATGCAACTGCCGGTCAAGCAGGTGCCACAGGAGATCGCGCCGCTGGTGCATGCCTTCAACGAGGCGCTCGCCCGCCTCGCCCAAGGCTACGACCGCCACAACCGCTTCCTCACCGACGCGGCACATGAACTGCGTACGCCGATTGCCATCCTGCGCACACGCGCCGAACTCTTGAAGCAGGAGCCGCAGAGCGCGCGCCTGCTGCATGACATCGAGCGCCTGTCACACCTTGCCCAGCAACTGCTCGACCATCAGTTACTCGACCGCCCGTCGGACCAGCGCCAGATCGTGGATCTCCGCGACCTCGTCAGCCGGGTCGCCGCCGACTTCGCTCCGTTGGCCATCGAGGCCGGCTACGACCTTGCCTTCGAGCCTCCGCCCGGCAAGGCCGAGGTGGAGGTCAATGTCCTGCAAATCGAACGCGCGCTCGCCAATCTGGTGCGCAATGCAATCGAGCATGGCGGCGGCAGCGGCACGATCACGATCGCCATCGACGGGACCGGCGGCATCGAAGTACGCGACGAGGGCCCGGGCATTCCCTTAGAAGAGCGCGAGAATGTCTTCGAACCCTTCTACCGCTTGCAGCCGCAGTCGCGCGGGGCGGGGCTGGGCCTGAACCTCGCCCGGCAGATTGCGCTGCTGCATGACGGCACGATCCGGATACTGACGGGCTCGTGGCGCGGCGCCCGCATCCGCATGGAGTTGCCGGTGCGTTCGTGA
- a CDS encoding response regulator transcription factor: MRVLLIEDEPEMASVLKAALERLDIIVDHAATLADAEAMARLGYHDAVVLDRRLPDGDGLSLIPRLRALHLDVPVIALTAMSGLEDRVTGLDAGADDYMVKPFATVELVARLHALHRRSFTSRANQTMVGRLTYDFRHREALVEDQALDLPRRERLVLETLIRRPGRTIMRSALEEAVYALDDEIGSNALDAHISRLRRKLDDVAAGIEIRAIRNLGYLLRAAS, from the coding sequence ATGCGGGTCCTGTTGATCGAGGACGAACCGGAAATGGCCTCCGTGCTGAAGGCCGCTCTCGAGCGCCTGGACATCATCGTCGACCATGCCGCGACATTGGCCGATGCTGAGGCGATGGCGCGGCTGGGCTATCACGACGCGGTGGTGCTGGACCGCCGGCTGCCGGATGGCGACGGCCTCAGCCTCATACCGCGCCTGCGTGCCTTGCATCTGGATGTGCCCGTCATCGCGCTGACGGCGATGAGCGGGTTGGAGGACCGGGTCACCGGGCTCGATGCCGGCGCCGACGACTACATGGTCAAGCCCTTCGCCACGGTGGAACTGGTCGCGCGGTTGCATGCCCTGCACCGGCGCTCGTTCACCTCGCGCGCCAACCAGACCATGGTCGGCCGCCTCACCTATGATTTCCGCCACCGCGAGGCGCTGGTCGAGGATCAGGCGCTCGATCTGCCGCGGCGCGAAAGGCTGGTGCTCGAAACGCTCATCCGCCGGCCGGGGCGGACCATCATGCGCAGCGCGCTGGAGGAGGCCGTCTACGCGCTGGACGATGAGATCGGCTCCAATGCGCTCGATGCGCACATTTCGCGGCTGCGCCGCAAGCTCGACGATGTCGCCGCCGGCATCGAGATCCGGGCGATCCGCAACCTCGGCTATCTCTTGCGGGCGGCCTCGTGA
- a CDS encoding outer membrane protein yields the protein MIPPAFQWSGAYVGVHGGTAFTRMPNPFADRNGFAGGVQAGYNQQMGPAVLGAEIEGSYLGGAEHDVQGGKIKEKWRGAAKAKAGVSFDQTLLFGTGGVALTKFDKGDNVSSADGWKVGYLLGAGIEQGFAGGLSAKVEYDYVRTPGVETTSALGTSKTTIGSHELKAGINYRF from the coding sequence ATGATCCCCCCCGCCTTCCAGTGGAGCGGCGCCTATGTCGGCGTCCATGGCGGCACGGCCTTCACAAGGATGCCCAATCCGTTCGCCGATCGAAATGGCTTCGCTGGCGGCGTTCAGGCCGGCTACAACCAGCAGATGGGTCCCGCCGTTCTCGGCGCCGAGATCGAGGGCTCCTATCTCGGCGGCGCCGAACACGACGTCCAGGGCGGCAAGATCAAGGAGAAATGGCGCGGCGCCGCCAAGGCCAAGGCAGGCGTGAGCTTCGACCAGACGCTGCTGTTTGGAACCGGCGGCGTTGCCCTGACCAAATTCGACAAGGGCGACAATGTCAGCAGCGCCGACGGATGGAAGGTCGGTTATCTCCTCGGCGCCGGCATCGAGCAGGGCTTTGCCGGCGGGCTGTCCGCCAAGGTCGAGTACGACTATGTCCGCACCCCCGGCGTCGAAACGACATCGGCCCTTGGCACGTCCAAGACAACGATCGGCAGCCATGAACTGAAGGCCGGCATCAATTACCGGTTCTAG
- a CDS encoding DUF6460 domain-containing protein: MSALTRFLGDSPLRVILKLLVVSFLVGLVMNAFGWSPMDVFYSIQRFFIDLWNLGFHAIDRFLGYILLGAAIVVPAFILLRIANYRK, encoded by the coding sequence TTGTCCGCATTGACGCGCTTTCTCGGCGACTCGCCGCTCAGGGTGATCCTGAAGCTGCTGGTGGTGTCGTTCCTCGTCGGCCTTGTCATGAATGCCTTCGGCTGGTCGCCCATGGATGTGTTCTACAGCATACAGAGGTTCTTCATCGACCTCTGGAACCTGGGCTTCCACGCCATCGACCGCTTCCTCGGCTACATCCTGCTCGGTGCCGCGATCGTCGTGCCGGCCTTCATCCTGCTCAGGATCGCCAATTACCGGAAGTAG